The genomic interval TAAGGCTGATAAGGTAAAGTTCAAACAGATACTCTATAATCTCCTCAGCAATGCTGTAAAGTTCACGCCTGAAGGTGGAGATATTTTTCTGGAGGCAGAACTATTAGATAGCGATAATATTTCTTATTTCATAAAAAATTCTGACATATGCCCTAATGATGCAAACTGTCTGAAGATCTCTGTAACAGACACAGGAATAGGTATTAAAAAAGAAGATCATGAAAAAATTTTCTCAGAATTCGAACAAGTTGACAGCAGTTTTTCGAGGAGATATGAGGGTACAGGGCTTGGTCTTGCACTGACAAAAAAACTCGTAGAACTCCACGGAGGAGAGATCTCAGTTGAAAGCGAAGAGGGCAAGGGCAGTAAATTTACAGTGATCCTTCCGCTTTTTGATGTTACAACTATCGAAAAGGAACTAAAACATAGAGAGCCTGAACTGATAGAGGAACCTGTATATGATGTTGATATATCAAAAAATAGAAGAGGAGATGCACCCCTAATTCTTGTTGTTGAGGATGATCCATCAACTTCTGAATTGTTGACCCTTTATCTTGCACAGGGCGGATACAGAGTTGCACATGCTTATAATGGTGACATGGCTATTAGCCGTATAAAGGAACTGAAACCTTTTGCAGTACTGCTTGATGTAATGTTGCCCGGAAAAGATGGATGGGAGATATTACAGGAGATGAAATCTGACCCTGAGATGAAAGATATACCTGTAATTATATCTTCTGTGATTGATAACAGAGAGCTTGGCTTTGCTTTAGGTGCAGCGGATTATCTTGTAAAGCCTTTGGACAGGATTACCCTTCTTAAAAAACTTGAGGAATTAAGCTTTGCCACCAAAAAGGGCAGAAGGCCTGTGAATATCCTTTGCATTGATGACCACAATGATGTCCTTGAACTATTAACATCTATACTTGAACCACAAGGATATAATGTGATAACCGCAAATTCGGGGAGGCAGGGTATAGAAAAGGCAGTTGCATATAAACCAGACCTTGTTATTCTTGACCTTATGATGCCGGAGATAGATGGTTTTGAAGTAGCACAGATACTAAAAAGTAATCCTGCTACAATGGATATCCCTATACTCATTCTCACTGCAAAGGACCTGACAGTAGACGACAGACTCCGTCTTGCAGGGAAAATAGAAAATTGCATACAGAAAAGCCATTTCACAAAAGAAGACCTGTTAATGCACATAAGGGACCTTGAGGTTACCTATCCCGTAAGGGCAGGACTTCTGGATGAAGTGAGCGGTTTATTTGACCACTGTTATTTCCAGATACGGCTTGCGCAAGAAGTAAGCAGGGCTGGAAGGTATAGAAGCACCTTTACCCTGTTAATGCTCGATCTTGATAATTTCACCGAATACATAAAAGCACATGGAATTCACAGGGCAAACATTGTTATCAGGAAAATAGCTGAATTTTTGAGAAGGTCTCTGAGGGGCTCTGATACAGTGGTAAGGTATGGTATAGATGAATTCGGAATTATACTCTCCAGTACATTGAAGGCATCTGCTGAGGCCGTGGCAAAAAGATTTCTTTCATTTATTGAGAGCTATCCATTTTATGGCGAAGAGATAATGCCACAGGGAAAAATAACCGCAACAGTCTCTGTAATAAATTATCCTCAAGATGCCTCATCTCCTGAAGAACTCGTATTCAAAGCCCATCAGATGTTAAGAAAGGCAAAGGAAACAGGGGGGCAGAAAGTGGTGGTATATGATTACCAGTAAAAAAAGGATCCTTGTTGTTGAAGACAATCAGGTCAACCTCGAACTATTTACAGATCTCCTTCATGTAGGGGGTTATGAATACCTTTATACAACAAAAGGAGAAGAAGTTCTGGATATAGTAAAAAGGGAAAAACCAGCCCTTGTGCTTTTAGATATTCAACTGCCTGGTGTTGATGGGCTTACAGTAAATAAGATTTTAAAGTCAAATGAAGAGACAAAAAATATAAAGGTAGTAGCTCTTACTGCCTATGCTATGAAGGGAGACAAAGAAATGTTTCTTGAACAAGGATTTGACGGATATATATCAAAACCTGTAAAAATGAAGGAATTTCTATCAGCTATAGAAGAGTACTTATCCGCATAAGGGGTCTTTAATCCCTGATTCTTTAAATCCCTTTGCTCTGAAGATACAGCTATCACATTTCCCGCAAGGGGTGAATCGATGAATGGGTGAATCCCTGAATGGGTGAGTGGGCTGTGGGTCATAACAACTCCATGTTAGTGCATAGTCAAATCCAAGTTCTACTCCTTTTCTGATTATCTCTGCCTTTGTCATATAAAGGAGTGGTGCCTTTATTTTAAATTTAATTTTGCCTTCTACAGATACCTTTGTTGCAAGATTTGCCATTTCTTCGAATGCCTTCAGGTATTCAGGCCGACAATCAGGATAACCGCTGTAATCTACTGCATTTGCACCAATAAATATATCTGATGCCTCAAGCACCTCTGCCCAACCAAGTGCAAAGGAAAGGAAAATTGTATTACGAGCTGGAACATAGGTAACAGGGATGTCATTTTTTGGTGTCAAGGTGTTAAGTGTCAGGGTGTCAGAGTCTCTTCCTTCTAAGTTCTGCCTTCTGTCTTTTGGCACTTCAATGTCAGATGTTAATGCGGAGCCGCCAATCTCTCTCAGATCAAATTTTATTATTAAATGTTTTTTTACACCTAAAAAGTCTGCTACTATTTTCGCTGCCTCAAGTTCGAGTTTATGCCTTTGACTATAGTTAAAACTCAACGCATAAATATCATATCCCTCTGCTTTTGCAATGGCAGCAGTTGTAGATGAGTCAATTCCGCCGCTTAAAAGGATAACTGCTTTCTTATGCATAATTTTACTTTAACTATGGCTTATTGCCTATCTTTTCTCCGATTTTACTCTCAGTCCCCTGAATAAGTCTTTTAATATTTGCTATATGTCTTATGAATATCAAAAAAGCGATTATGACAGCAATTATTAATTTTTCTTTTGAATAATCAAGCATGTAAAAACTAAGCGGCAGCAAGCCAAATGCAATTAGTGCGCTCAAAGAAGAGTATCTTGTCCACCTTGCTGTTAAGAACCAGATTGTAATTGTGAGCAATGCAACATGTGGTGAGAAGGCAAGCAGAACCCCTATGCTTGTTGCAACACCCTTGCCTCCCTTAAACTTCAGAAATACTGAAAAATTATGTCCTAATATCGTAGCAATGCCGAAAATTCCTGTATTTAATGTATCAAGTGCAAGCGCCTTTGCAATTGCCACAGGTATAACCCCTTTTGCAATATCTCCGACTAAAGTAAGTAGTGCTGCTTCCTTGCCTAGGGCCCTGAGCACATTTGTTGCACCTATATTTCCGCTCCCAACTTTTCTTATGTCAATTCCTTTGGTCTTTGCAATTAATAGCCCTGTTGGTATCGAGCCTATAAGAAATGAGAGCATTATCAATCCAATCTCCAATCTCCAGTCCACAATCCCTATCATTGCATCTGCCTCCAGAAAGAAATTGTGTATTTGACTCCTGATACCATGGCAAGAATGAGTGCAATATACATGAGGACAATGCCTATATCATAGAAGTCTATATCCCCTATGCCTCCCGGTAGGAGAAGAAGTATTATCGCTGCCATTTGTGATGCTGTCTTCAGCTTTCCCCCTGTCTCTGCAGGAATGACAATATTCTTTGAAAGGGCAACAACCCTTAATGTTGTTACAACAAACTCCCTTACTATAATTGCTATGGCTACCCATGCAGAAAGCCTCACCATATCTACAAGAAGTATGAGTGCAGATATAACGAGGAATTTATCAGCAATGGGATCAAGGATTATCCCGAATTTTGTTATCTGTCCTGATTTCCTTGCTAAGTAACCATCTAAAAAGTCTGTTATAGATGCAATCAAAAAAATTGTTATACCAATGAGAGGGCTTTTTGGTGTTATTAATACAAAAAAAGGAATCAGGATTATTCTGCTGAATGTGAGGATTGTAGGGAGATTAAATCGTATAGTACTCATCAATCAGTTCTTTCCATTTTCCGTTTGACTTTAGTATAAGGTCGCATATCTCCCTGACAGCGCCTCTTCCACCACGATTTTCTGTAACGATCATTGCCTCTGACTTTGCTTCTTCTACAGCATCTGCTGTAGCCACAGGAAGTGCAACCCTCTTAAAGATTGGGATATCCACAACATCATCTCCGATATATGCCACCTCATTATCAGATATTCCTATCTTCTCTAATAGATGTTCATAAGCAACAGATTTTATGTGGCACCTTTGATAAACCTCTGTTATGCCAAGCTCATGGGCTCTTCTTTCAACAACTTTAGAATGTCTTCCTGTAATTATGGCAACCTTGATGCCAGCCTTTTCGAGCATCTTTATTCCATGGCCATCCCTTACATGGAATGCCTTAAACTCATTGCCTTCATTATCAAGGATAATGCTTCCATCTGTAAGGACTCCATCGACATCAAGTATAAGGAGTTTGATGTTTTTGGCAATTTTCTTTATTCTGTCTTCTGTCTTTTGTTTTCTGCCTTCTGTCTTCTTCACACTATCCCCTGTCTGAGAATATCATGCAGATGTATTACTCCTATTGCCCTGTCATTATCATCAGGAACTAATAAGGATGTAATTGAATGTTTTTGCATTATAGATAGAGCCTTTACTGCAAGCTCATCTTCTGTTATGGTTTTAGGATTTTTTGTCATCACATCTCTTGCCTTCATATCAAAGAATGCCTTGCCCCACTTCTCTATACCCCTTCTAAGATCTCCATCTGTGATGACCCCGAGTATCTTTCTATTATTATCTGCAACTATTGTAACTCCTAATCTCTTTGAGGAAATTTCAACTGTAGCTTCTATCATTGATATATCCGGAGATATAAGTGGTAGTGCATCACCTGTATGCATGAGGTCTTTTACTTTTATGAATAATTTTTTCCCAAGACTTCCACCTGGATGAAAAAATGCAAAGTCTTCTTCTTTGAATCCCCTCTTTATGAGAAGGGCGACTGCCAGGGCATCTCCCATTGCCATTGTTGCAGTTGTTGATGCAGTAGGAACAATCCCCATCGGGCATGCCTCCTCTTTTACAGATACATCAAGTGTAACATCTGCTGCCTTAGAAATGGTTGAGTTCGGATTTCCTGTCAGAGATATAAGGCTTACATTGAATCTCTTCAAAAAGGGGATCAGTCCCACGAGTTCTTCTGTCTCACCACTATTTGAGATTGCAACTATTATATCGTCAGATGTAACCATGCCTAAGTCCCCATGACTTGCCTCTGCAGGATGGAGGAAAAAGGCAGGGGTGCCGGTAGATGCAAGGGTTGCAGCAATTTTTTTACCAACAAGCCCAGACTTTCCCATGCCTGTGACAACAACCCTACCTTTAGAGTTAAAGATTATCTCCACAGCCCTCTCAAAATCGCTGTTCAGCTTCTCTGTCAGGGCAGAGACTGCCTCAGCCTCAATTGTTAGTACTCTTTTTGCTATGTCAAGGATATTATTCATTAATTCCACTACTCCGGCCTCAATTTTTACCAGTCAAACTGGCACCTCAGCCATCCGGAAGGGATATTTTTTCTGTGTGCCTCATCCTCAAGTCTATTTAAGTCTTTCTCATTTTCTTTGCGTTTTCTCTTTATTTCCTTTAGTTTTTTTTCTATTTTTTTAATATCAGCCTCGATAATCCTTCTTTTTTTACCGGTCTCTCTAAGTGCAGCTTCTTTTAGTTCTGTAAGTTTTCCTTCTGCTGCGGCGATCTCGCTTTCAGCTCTTTCTATTTTGTTTTTATAGAAGGTTGCCCTTTTACACCAGTATTCCTTTTCCTTATGCCCTCTTGTTTTTTCTGCCTTTTCTTTTGTCTCTATTCGCATTCCAGAAAGTCTGCGACTTTCTGGGGACCCCGCTGTCCTTGCCTTTGTTTCAGACATTTTATTATCAGAATGGCTTTTGTATTTTTCAATATCCTCGTTTGAAAAATACGGCGCATCCAGCTGTGCATTGATTGTAGTGGAAAATAATGTGACAATGCAAATTGTTAATGAGATGCATAGTGTTTTTAATATCATATTTAAATACTCATTTCAGTGGTTATTAATATCAGATATCTGTTGACTGACGATTTCATTCCACCTTTGCTTCAAATACTCTCCCATCTGAATCTCTAACTTCAATATCCCCAACCCTTCCTGATCTCTTATCAGAAGATGTATGCTCTTCCAATGGCATTAGCACCTTACCCTCAAATCGTTTCAGTTCTTTTATCATGCACTGGTATATTGAATAAATAGATAGTGTGGGCAGACGGGATGCTCCACGAGATGAGTATCTTGATTCAAAATGTTGTTTTAAATAGTCAATAATCACTGATATTGGCAGATTTGTAATTATTAGATTAATACTATTGTCAGGGATCAGTCTTAACACGGTCAGATTGTCGCCATGCACTATAGTATCTATCATATCTTCAAAAGAAAAACTATCGGTAGTGTAAGGAGCAATCGTCTCTGCTATTGAAGATTTTTTATTTTTTGTTACCTTTTTCATCTTAATAGCTCATATATCGCCTTTATTGTATTTAGCATCCCCTCCACCTCATCCAACATCACATTTGGTAATGGGTGATGAGTGAACTATGATGAGTTCCCACCCCATTACCTTATCATCCCCGCCTCCAATAAGTTAATTTTTTGCAACATCAAGGTTAACTACCTTTTTGCTGTCTCAGCATATCCTCTAATAAATAAACCTTAATATCTTTCACTCTTTTCAAAGATTCATCATTCGTTAGGAATGTGCCTGCTCCTGCTAAAATAGCTGTAGCAATCTGAATGGCATCAGGGGTCCTTATGCTATATTTTGCCCTCAGGTCAGATGCCTTCTCTGACACCCTTAAATCTACATCAAATATTTTAAGGTTGGGAAAGGTGAGGAGTGTGTCCCTGTAATCCTTTACCGCCCCATGGTTATTTTCTATTTTAGGCTTCACAAGTATCTCTAACAGTGTGATAACAGATGTAACTGCCGTGCGTCTGCCCTTTTCCACTGCATCAAAAATACCTTCTGTTATCTGAGAATATACAGGATGCTCTTCTATATGATAGATGAAGACCATCGTATCTATGCCGATGATCTTATCCATGAGACACCTTTATCTCCATGAATCCCTCTCGCCTTTTACATACTTTTTAGGATCTACACCCTTCCAGATCTCTTTATGCAATCCCCTGAGTTTTTTTGAATAGCTTCTGGGTTTAACAGTGAGGATAATCTTGTCTTTATCAGCATCAACAATTAACTCGTCTCCCTCGGATATCCCGACCTTCTCCCTGATATTTTTAGGAATAACTATCTGACTTTTTTTTGTCAATCTTATTGTTGTTAACAACTTCAGTCTCCTTCAAAAATATTATTAGTATGAATTATAGCTTTTTTGTAGGATAAAATCAAACATTACATACCAGAATTTTGAAGTAATTGATAGATTCCCTTAACCTGTGTGAGCATCCCCTCCACCTCATCAAGCCTTATCATATTAGGGCCATCGCATAATGCATTGTCAGGGTCAGGATGCACTTCCATGAATAATCCGTCAACTCCACATGCTACAGATGCCCTTGCGAGGGGTTCTGCAAACTCCCTCTGCCCTCCTGAACAGGTGCCTTGACCTCCTGGAAGCTGGAGGCTGTGGGTGACATCGAATATCACAGGATAACCAAAGGAGCGCATTATAGGGAATGACCTGAAGTCAACCACGAGATTGTTGTAACCAAAGGATGTGCCTCTCTCTGTAATCATCAGGTTATGATTGCCTGTGGAGGTGAATTTTTCTATGATATTCTTCACATCCCAGGGTGCGAGGAACTGTCCCTTTTTGATATTCACAGGTTTCCCTGTCTTTGATGCCTCTATGATCAGATCTGTCTGTCTGCATAAAAAGGCAGGTATCTGGATGGCATCAAGGGACTCTGAGGCAGTTTTAACCTCCTCTACTGAATGGACATCGGATATTACAGGGATGCCTATCTTATCCCTTATATCTGATAGCATCCTTAATCCCCTGTCTATCCCAGGACCTCTATAGGATGAAAGGGATGACCTGTTTGCCTTGTCATAAGAACTCTTAAATATAAATGGGAGCCCAACTTTATTTGATATCTCTTTTAATTTTTCTGCTGTATAGAAGGTAATGTCTTGATTTTCAATAACGCAGGGACCTGCGATAATTACAGGCAAATTGCCATTGCCAATTTTTATGTTTTCTATTGTCACTTCCATCAATCATTCAAGATCTTTGCTGCATCTTTTGCAAAATATGTGAGGATTAAATCAGCACCAGCCCTCTTAATGGATATGAGTATTTCCATCATAATCCTGTCTTCGTCTATCCATCCCAGTTTTCCAGCAGCCTTGATAAGTGAGTACTCTCCACTTACATTGTATGCCGCTACCGGAACAGCAAAAGATGACTTTATATCAGATATGACATCAAGGTAAGAGAGTGCTGGCTTAACCATCACAATATCAGCACCTTCCTCTATATCGAGGGCGACCTCTTTTAATGCCTCTCGTCTGTTTGCAGGATCCATCTGGTATGAGCGCCTGTCTCCAAATTGAGGGGTTGATTCTGCAGCCTCCCTGAAAGGTCCATAAAAAGCAGATGCATACTTTGCCGCATAAGACATAATTGGGACATTGCTGAACCCTTCTCTGTCCATGGCGGCTCTTATTGCTCCAACCCTTCCGTCCATCATATCAGAGGGAGCGACCATATCGGCGCCTGCCTTTGCATGGGATACAGCTTCCATTGCAAGAAGACTAAGTGTCTTATCATTATCCACCTCTCCTTTGTCAATAAAGCCGCAATGTCCGTGACTTGTGTATTCGCACATGCAGACATCAGTAATTACATAAAGTTCTGGTATAGAATCTTTTATAGCCTTTATTGCATTCTGGACTATTCCGTTGTCATCATAAGCACTGCTTCCCATTTCGTCTTTGTGTTCTGGGATACCAAAGAGTATAACAGATGGGATACCGAGCGAATAGACCTCTTTTGCATTTTTTATAAGTTCATCAATTGATTCTTGATAACAACCAGGCATAGAGGATATTTCTTTTCTAATACCCTTTCCGTGAGTTACGAACATAGGATAAATAAAATCATCAGGAGAGATGGTAGTCTGCCTTACCATTCTCCTGATGGTCTCATTCCTTCTAAGCCTTCTGCATCTATGAATTGGAAACATCGATATATTTATAAAATTCTGTCAAGGGGGTTTTCAAAAGGGGGACAATGTCCCCCTTTTGTGCTATCCGCAACTACTGCAGCCTGAACTGCAAGAAGGTGCTGCACCGCCACTTAGTATGAAACCTTCTCTTTCTCCATCATCATAATAATCAAGCTGCATGCCTACTAATGTCGAAAGGGTATTTCTATTAACAAAGACCCTCAACCCATTTTTCTCGATAATCTCATCGTCAGCCATAGGTCTTTCGTCTATATCAAGGCCATAAGAAGGTCCGCAGCAACCTCCTTCTGCACTATATATCCTAAGACCCCAACTGTCCTTTCCCTCTGCTGCTAATATGGCGATAGCCTTTTCTGCAGCCTTGTCTGTAATTGTAATCACTTCATACCTCCAAAAGTTTGATACTTATAGAATAAAAAATTATTAGCTTAAAAAGCAAACTTGGTTTTGACCTTTTTGTTTCTGATGGGATATTTTATATACTTGAATATGCTATTGGTACATAGGTCAATTATAAAAGAACTCTTGTTATCTTTTCTTCTTTCCATTATATTCTTGAATTTCACGCTTATGATGGAAAAACTGCTGAGATTGAGCAGAATTCTTTCTGGCGTTGGAACATCTGCTATAGACATTGCAAAGATAATATTTTATCTTCAGCCGCAAATACTTATACTTACAATACCAATGGCAATGCTCCTGTCTGTGCTGCTAACATACGGCAGAATGAACACAGACAATGAAATGATAATTTTAAGAGGTAGCGGCATGTCTTTCAGGACCATATCGGTGCCTGTTGTGTATCTGGGTATAATATGCTTTGTTTTAAGCCTTTCCATGAGCTTTTATCTCGGACCAAAAGGAGGCACGTTTTTAAGGACAAAGGTGTCTGAGATATTAACCACAAGAGCGCCAATGACCATAGAGGAAGGTATATTTAACACAGCCTTTAAAGACATAGTTATTTTAGTTAAAGAAAAACCTTCTCCTGACAGTCTCTCAGGGATATTTATTGTGGATGAGAGGAAAAAAGAAGAGCATAGAATTATAGTTGCAAAAGAAGGGCATATTGTTCCTCAGCATGAGTCTCTGGCTTTTTCTTTATCAAATGGACATATCTATATAACAAAAAAAGACATCTTTACTGATATAGCATTTGGTAAATATCACTTTAAACTAAATCCGTCTGTGGAATCTGCTGAAAGGAAAAACAGCGAATTAACTCCGCTGGAATTACTCGCTGCATCGAGACAATTTCCTGATAGAAAGACTCAATTCTTACTTGAATTCCACAGGAGACTTTCTATGCCGGCAATATGTCTTATAATCATATTATTAGGACCATCTCTTTCTCTCATGGCAGGCAAATCAGGAAGACTCGGAGGACTTACAATCGGCTTGTCAGTATTTGCTATATATTACACATTTTTGCTTTATGGCGAGAATTTAGTACGCTCAGGCAGACTTCCTCATCTTGTCGGTGCATGGATGACCTTTGTTATTTTAGGATTATTTTCGCTGCTTATATTTGAAAAGGTGAATAAAAAATAATGCTTATAATACAAAGATTATATATCAAAGAATTCCTGAAAGTGCTTTTAATTCTTACTTTCGGTATATCTGCTGTTTTCAGTATTATAGGACTTATAGATAAGATTGATGACTTCATGCCCTATAAGCCTTCATTCAATCTGCTCATGTTATATACGGCATTGAGTATTCCGAAATACACTAATTATCTTTTACCAATGTCAATACTCCTAAGTAGCCTTTTTATATTCTCACAGGCAATTAAAAGGAGAGAGATTATTGCTATAAAGGCTGCAACTGGAAAGATGAAGAAAGTGCTTATACCTTTTGTGATAATAGGAATAATCCTCACATCTTTTGCCTTTTTGTTAGGAGAGATTATTGTTCCTACAACATCAAAAAAGCTCCACTCTATAAAAAATAAGATAATAAAAAAGGAAAGAGGACTTGCCTTTAAAGAAGGAACTCTTTACATACGCGGCAAAGATGGCTCTATTGTGAGAATTTCCCTTTATCTGCCTGATAAAAACATCTCAAAAGGTGTCAGTATTTTCAAATTTGACGAAGAAGGATTGAAAGAGAGGCTTGATGCAGAGACAGGGCTGTGGAAAGACAATGTATGGAAGTTAAAGGATGTAACTCTCTATGATATTGCAAAAGGACAGATAAGAAAAATAAAAGAGGCTGTATATCCTGCAATAGAGTCTCCGAAGATTTTTCAGGAAGATATGTGGAAGGTCGAAGAGATGACAATAATAGAGATGGTTAAATACAAGCAGAGGCTGGATGAAGCAGGATTTAAGAATATAAAATTGCTGGTTGACATAAGTTCGAGACTTTCGTATCCACTTATAAATCTTTTTATGCTCCTGCTTGGCATATCTCTTTCTCTTGGTGGAGATTTTAGAGGGCATTGGCTCTTAAAACTTATTTCCTCACAAAAAATAAAAGAAGGAACACTTGGAAGTGGCATTATTGCAGCAGGATTAGGGCTTTTAATAAGCCTTGTTTACTGGTTTGGGTATTCACTTTTTCTGTCACTCGGGTATGCAGGTGCTATTTCACCTCTTATTGCACCATGGGTAGTCCCAATAATATTTGCAGTGATTTCTGTATATCTGTACAGTCAGATACCTGAGTAAGCCTCTTTTATTATCTCAACACCTGCGCTTGTGCCTATCCTTGTAGCTCCTGCCTTTATGAATTGTAACACCTGAGATAATGTTTTTATTCCACCCGCTGCCTTTACCTCTGCTCTGTCTCCAACAATCTTTTTGATTAGCTTTACATCCTTTATGGTTGCACCTTTTGTGCCAAAACCTGTTGATGTCTTGATGAATTTTGCTCCGAATAGAGATGCTATTTTTGTGGCAACAATTTTTTCTTCTTCTGTAAGATAGCATGTTTCAATTATTACCTTATGAACTGCAGATTTTGTTGTAGAGATAATCTCTGATAGCTCCTCACCCACATAATCCCAATTTCCTGATTTAGCAGCCCCGATGTTCATCACAATATCGAGTTCATCTGCGCCGTGAAGAATAGACTGCTTTGCCTCATAGACTTTTACATCTTTTGTGGCCATACCAAATGGAAATCCTATGATTGTAGTGACTTTTGTATCATAGCCTTTTAACAAGGCATTACATAAAGGCACAAAATAAGGATTAACGCAAACTGAATAAAAATTATATTTTATTGCTGTTTTACATAGCTTGATAATATCTGATTCTGTTGCCTGTGGTTTTAAAAGACTCTGGTCTATAAATCTTGCAATTTCACTCCCAGAGAGACGGTCCTTCTGCCTTTTTCTCTTTGACATAGCCATTCACCTCTTGTTGATATTTCTTTAAAAGTAGCTTTGAAATCTCTCCCACGGGCTTATGTGCTATACATGCAGTGTTGTGCATTGTGCGATCTACGATTGAAGATACTGGCATTACCTCCATAGTGGTATTTGTTATAAACACCTCGGATGCCATGTATAATTCTTCGGGAGTGAATTTTCCTTCTTTTACCTCAAGCCCGTTTTTTAAGGCGAGGTCTATTACTATAGCCCTTGTTATGCCGTCGAGGATTCCGCATTCAACAGAGGGCGTGCATAAAATATTATCTTTTACAAAAAATATATTGCTTATTGTGCCTTCGGTAAGATAGCCTTCAGCATTGAGCATTATGGCTTCATATACATCAGCCTGCTTTGCTTCAATTTTTGCAAGGATATTATTAAGAAAGTTAAGAGACTTAATTTGGGGATTTATCGCCTCTTTCAGATTTCTTCTGACAGATGAAATTATTGATTTTATTCCCTCTTTGTAATAAGACCTTGGATAACTTTTGAATTCATTAGTCATCACAACAAATGTTGGCTCCTTACAGAGGTCAGGGTCAAGACCGATAGTGCCATAGCCTCTTGATATTGTTAATCTAACATAGGCATTTGTCAAAGAATTTGCCTTCAATGTCTCATATATTGATATTTTTATATCAGGTATTTTTTTAGGAATATTAAGACCTATAAGGGATGCCGAGCGATATAGTCTCT from Dissulfurispira thermophila carries:
- the deoC gene encoding deoxyribose-phosphate aldolase, which produces MSKRKRQKDRLSGSEIARFIDQSLLKPQATESDIIKLCKTAIKYNFYSVCVNPYFVPLCNALLKGYDTKVTTIIGFPFGMATKDVKVYEAKQSILHGADELDIVMNIGAAKSGNWDYVGEELSEIISTTKSAVHKVIIETCYLTEEEKIVATKIASLFGAKFIKTSTGFGTKGATIKDVKLIKKIVGDRAEVKAAGGIKTLSQVLQFIKAGATRIGTSAGVEIIKEAYSGI
- the ilvE gene encoding branched-chain-amino-acid transaminase; the encoded protein is MFVYLNNKIVPASEAKVSVFDHGFLYGDGIYETMRVYDGVIFMLDEHIKRLYRSASLIGLNIPKKIPDIKISIYETLKANSLTNAYVRLTISRGYGTIGLDPDLCKEPTFVVMTNEFKSYPRSYYKEGIKSIISSVRRNLKEAINPQIKSLNFLNNILAKIEAKQADVYEAIMLNAEGYLTEGTISNIFFVKDNILCTPSVECGILDGITRAIVIDLALKNGLEVKEGKFTPEELYMASEVFITNTTMEVMPVSSIVDRTMHNTACIAHKPVGEISKLLLKKYQQEVNGYVKEKKAEGPSLWE